The Clostridia bacterium DNA segment AGTTAACCCGTCGGGGTTAACCGGTGTGGGAGATATGCTGACCGCGGCCGATTCCGGAGTCCCGGGCAGGCCGGTGCCTGCAGTGTCTGCGTCGTACTACTTCCCGAACGGCGCGGCTGTAACAGGAGTCATGGTGCTGGATTTCGTGCCCGCGGCGTTGCCTGCCGAATTCGGGCCGCTTGAGCCAGTCGGAGGCCCTGAGAACTTCATCGACCAGCTCGAGTACGCCGCCCGCGGTGAGATGATGGTGGGCGGATGGAATGTGTACGCCTCCTATTTCAGTGGGTGGCAGGATCGGCCTGCTGCCTGGCTGCAGTTCGTGGCGCCAGAGTATCCTCCTGTGCCCCATGCTGCCTATCGTAGAATGCGGCAGCTGGGCCTCGCGGCGGCTGGGACCGTCGGCGATGCGGCTGTGTGGTTCGAGGGAGCGGTCTATCTTCCTGCGAAACTCGCAGAGCTTGAGACCGCGGGGATCATCCCGCTTTCATCAAACAAGCCATGTTGGCAGCTGGTGACGGGGGCCGACTACACATTCGGGAATGGCCTGTTCACATCCTGCCAGCTCATATACGATAGCGCCGGAACGCTCATCAACCCGTACACAAAACCAGGCGAAGCGCCCAAGGGGGCCTTGTACGCACTGGGAGTTGCTCGGTATCCTCTGGGCGACCGAGGAAGGCTTGAGTGCATAGGT contains these protein-coding regions:
- a CDS encoding DUF1302 family protein; the protein is MERRATSRSGAGFPMGAAIILAVCLIVAVGAAAPRACAADSTGQAVVEAKHDLTGSVEAQFHYMPADGKIDSNGLRLRLSLSGEFGPVGLGLGLGDGAGEMSIGYRLGAGADFSTTPDYKASLSIGEAYVDLHLSSTDIRAGRQVVSWGTADGINPTNVVNPSGLTGVGDMLTAADSGVPGRPVPAVSASYYFPNGAAVTGVMVLDFVPAALPAEFGPLEPVGGPENFIDQLEYAARGEMMVGGWNVYASYFSGWQDRPAAWLQFVAPEYPPVPHAAYRRMRQLGLAAAGTVGDAAVWFEGAVYLPAKLAELETAGIIPLSSNKPCWQLVTGADYTFGNGLFTSCQLIYDSAGTLINPYTKPGEAPKGALYALGVARYPLGDRGRLECIGLANITGKSAMIAPRYVVKLLGTVEASVAAMTIVGDATSDIGMLKSTVPGLAFGVKAGF